A single Mytilus trossulus isolate FHL-02 chromosome 12, PNRI_Mtr1.1.1.hap1, whole genome shotgun sequence DNA region contains:
- the LOC134691990 gene encoding carbonyl reductase [NADPH] 3-like, giving the protein MTTRVAIVTGANKGIGFAIVESLCKQFEGDVILTGRSEERCKAAVARLQEKGLSPKYYTLDIDDSSSITKLKNFVKDNYGGIDILVNNAGISNKVGTIGQRATTTCGTNYFGTLNVCNTLFPLLKPHARVVNVSSMASQEAISKCSEEMRSKFKQPNITMDELTALIQQFIDAAQNDDHEKQGFFLKPYGMSKLGVTVMTFIQQRELNTDPREDIVVNACCPGYVATDMTLHKGPKTITEGADTPVYLALLPSGTTSPKGDFVSERTIQNWG; this is encoded by the exons ATGACTACACGCGTTGCAATT GTGACTGGTGCAAACAAAGGAATAGGATTTGCCATTGTCGAATCCTTGTGTAAACAGTTTGAAGGGGACGTCATTCTAACAG GTCGGTCCGAGGAGAGATGTAAAGCTGCAGTAGCTCGACTACAGGAGAAAGGACTTTCACCTAAATATTATactctcgatattgacgactcgAGTTCAATTACCAAACTAAAGAATTTTGTCAAGGATAATTATGGAGGGATTGATATCTTGGTAAACAATGCTGGAATTTCTAACAAG GTAGGAACTATTGGCCAGCGGGCTACAACGACATGTGGGACAAATTACTTTGGTACCTTGAATGTTTGTAATACTTTGTTTCCTCTTCTAAAGCCACATGCTAG GGTAGTTAATGTGTCCAGCATGGCTTCGCAAGAAGCAATAAGTAAGTGCAGTGAAGAGATGAGGTCAAAGTTCAAACAGCCAAACATAACTATGGATGAATTGACTGCTTTAATTCAACAGTTTATTGA TGCTGCACAAAATGATGACCATGAAAAACAAGGATTCTTTTTGAAGCCTTATGGAATGTCAAAACTTGGAGTAACTGTTATGACGTTCATTCAACAAAGAGAATTAAACACAGATCCCAGGGAAGATATTGTCGTTAATGCT TGTTGTCCTGGCTATGTTGCGACAGATATGACATTACATAAAGGTCCAAAGACAATAACGGAAG GAGCTGATACACCAGTGTACTTAGCATTACTACCATCAGGAACTACAAGTCCTAAAGGCGATTTTGTGTCGGAGCGAACAATTCAGAATTGGGgataa